A DNA window from Calliphora vicina chromosome 1, idCalVici1.1, whole genome shotgun sequence contains the following coding sequences:
- the pink gene encoding BLOC-2 complex member HPS5 homolog codes for MTTMMNLYCLTNFIDYSLAIHQPLKHSNRIKYTCFDISENYIVLGATSGSLYLFNRQGKFLHLIPSKHGAVNHLSISANEKYVGFSTQRSVVCVYAVNLSAQAAPQVIFTNLCSDQSVQVNCMHWTQDEKQFYYGDSKGQVNLVLLSTFIGTSLINMSIHPILFLESPIVQIDDFESLLLVSNCSKCILCNTEYEEYKQIGNKPRDGAFGACFSISLNETQHPSRIFCARPGSRIWEVDFEGNVIQTHQFKFALACPPAKIHRDQDNDNANLSVDNDGNDEMLDYQPQNLQFAKLQKLTHDFLLTYTELGLYIFDVRNSTVVLWCNQFERIVDCKVCKGEIVVFTQTGSLYSVQMHSLQSQASALVREDKLLECAWLMRKNVKYFADKAREDYELGLLIQIKNFLMDRHQYELLNDLSVIFDAIAQCESNGDNNSSGGSSGTVDRSCSLIATAVQNQKTSAESSPQGVYVLENSFCDNLKPHKGEKHFKDALLTVTGKFGKNIIKYKFNIFAEEQQKLVRDLIPANERSLPFKDIKAMYENDEDIVCRVKKSNQQSTGSNRGTKASTGISSQHITAEEKTIYNLYLICKSSKFSNTNFVERYRSLFDEYSAPELLQLLEKLSQVMIEHGDDPEQAQRHCYEMYFHYLNPELIWEMDDSSRDYITQGFVLLNSSDDIVRCDNCMFPLRFDNSCSFHELGSVLLRYYWSRNEQVKCFDVLTRVPALFDVLAKLYLAEYNMDKVLPIVLNYGQPDLLMDVGKGFSLNSWSKCFEQFVDLQQGRLTCVNCECVTTVENVNRHFFYTWNCFLGIILEYMKTEDILSLILKWSNSIPNDAIDREFYSRCLLKG; via the exons ATGACTACAATGatgaatttatattgtttaaccAATTTTATCGATTATTCGCTGGCCATTCACCAGCCACTGAAACATAGCAACCGCATCAAG TACACATGCTTTGATATATCTGAGAATTATATTGTGCTTGGGGCCACGTCGGGATCGTTGTATCTGTTTAACAGACAGGGTAAATTTTTACATCTCATCCCCAGCAAACACGGAGCAGTGAATCATTTATCGATATCAGCTAATGAGAAATATGTTGGGTTTTCAACACAACGCTCAGTTGTTTGTGTATACGCTGTGAACCTATCCGCACAGGCTGCGCCGCAAgttatatttacaaatttgtgtAGTGACCAATCCGTTCAAGTCAACTGCATGCATTGGACACAAGATGAGAAACAGTTCTATTATGGTGATTCAAAGGGACAGGTTAACTTGGTTTTGCTGTCAACATTTATT GGTACCAGCCTTATTAATATGTCCATACATCCAATACTCTTTTTGGAATCTCCTATTGTACAAATAGATGATTTTGAATCTCTGCTTTTGGTTTCAAATTGTTCCAAATGTATTTTATGCAATACAGAATACGAGGAATATAAACAG ATTGGTAATAAACCCCGTGATGGCGCTTTCGGTGCATGCTTTTCAATTTCCTTAAATGAAACACAGCATCCATCGCGAATATTCTGTGCCCGCCCAGGCTCTCGAATTTGGGAAGTCGATTTTGAAGGTAATGTCATTCAAACGCACCAATTTAAGTTTGCATTGGCATGTCCACCAGCTAAAATTCATAGAGATCAGGATAATGACAATGCAAACTTGTCAGTGGACAATGATGGCAACGATGAAATGTTGGATTATCAACCACAAAACTTACAATTTGCTAAGCTGCAGAAACTAACACATGACTTTTTGTTAACATATACTGAATTAGGCCTGTATATATTCGATGTACGTAATTCTACAGTAGTTCTTTGGTGTAATCAGTTTGAACGCATTGTGGATTGTAAAGTTTGCAAGGGTGAAATTGTAGTGTTTACACAAACTGGATCTTTATATTCTGTGCAAATGCATTCGCTGCAGTCACAAGCATCTGCTCTGGTAAGAGAAGACAAACTGCTGGAATGTGCTTGGCTAATGCGTAAGAACGTTAAGTATTTTGCTGACAAGGCTAGAGAAGACTACGAATTAGGgttattgattcaaataaaaaactttttgatgGATCGTCATCAGTATGAATTGCTAAATGACCTCTCGGTTATATTTGACGCCATTGCCCAGTGCGAATCTAATGGAGACAACAACAGCTCCGGCGGCAGTTCGGGTACCGTAGATAGAAGTTGTAGTTTAATTGCCACGGCAGTGCAAAATCAAAAGACATCCGCTGAAAGTTCTCCTCAAGGGGTTTATGTGTTGGAAAACTCTTTCTGTGACAATTTAAAGCCACATAAAGGCGAAAAACATTTTAAGGACGCGCTATTAACAGTGACTGGAAAATTTGGCAAAAATATAATCAAGTATAAATTTAACATCTTCGCAGAAGAACAACAAAAACTCGTAAGAGATTTGATACCTGCCAACGAGAGATCTCTACCCTTTAAGGACATTAAAGCAATGTATGAGAACGACGAGGATATTGTGTGTCGTGTAAAGAAATCGAATCAACAGTCAACCGGTAGTAATAGGGGAACAAAGGCCTCTACCGGGATATCTAGTCAACACATTACAGCTGAAGagaaaacaatttacaatttgtatttaatttgcaaaagttCTAAATTTAGTAACACTAATTTTGTTGAACGCTATCGTTCATTATTTGACGAATATTCAGCACCTGAGTTACTACAACTTTTGGAAAAATTGTCTCAAGTGATGATCGAACATGGTGATGACCCGGAGCAAGCCCAGCGGCACTGTTATGAAatgtattttcattatttaaatccTGAGCTTATTTGGGAAATGGATGACTCTTCTAGGGACTATATAACGCAAGGATTCGTACTCTTGAATTCATCCGATGATATTGTACGTTGTGATAATTGTATGTTCCCTTTAAGATTCGATAACTCGTGCTCATTCCACGAATTGGGTTCAGTGCTGTTGCGCTACTACTGGTCACGCAATGAACAGGTAAAATGTTTTGATGTGTTGACACGTGTCCCAGCACTTTTCGATGTGCTGGCCAAACTTTACTTGGCCGAATACAACATGGACAAGGTATTACCCATTGTCTTGAATTATGGCCAGCCTGATCTACTAATGGACGTGGGCAAAGGTTTCTCACTCAACTCCTGGTCAAAATGCTTTGAACAGTTTGTCGATTTACAACAAGGTCGTTTGACATGTGTAAACTGCGAGTGCGTAACAACAGTAGAAAATGTGAATCGTCATTTCTTTTACACTTGGAATTGCTTTCTGGGCATTATTTTGGAATACATGAAGACTGAGGACATTCTTTCCCTAATATTAAAATGGTCAAATTCCATTCCCAATGATGCCATCGATAGAGAGTTCTACTCACGTTGTCTTCTCAAAGGTTGA